CAGAAGTCGGTGTACCAGGCCTGGTTGAGCCGATCGAGATCGCCGTAGCGGTCGCGCAGCCAGTCACGGAACGCGGCGGCGGAGACGTCCGAATAGCAGGCGTTCATGTGACAGCCGTACTCATTGTTGACATGCCAGAGCGCCAGCGCCGGATGATCCCGATATCGAGTGGCGATCTGCTCGACGAGCCGGACGGCGTAGTCGCGGTAGACCTGGCTCGACGGACAGAACTGCTGGCGGGAGCCGGGAGCGAGGCGGACGCCGGTCGAGGTGACCGGCAACGTCTCCGGATGCAGCCGGGCCATCCACGGCGGAGGCGAGGCGGTCATGGTGGCCAGGCACGCGCCGATGCCGTTGGCCGCCAGCAGATCCATCAACCGGTCGAACCAGCCGAAGTCGTACTTACCGGGCCTCGGCTCGATCTTCGCCCAGGAGAAGATGCCGATGCTGACCAGGTTGACCCCGGCCTGCCGCATCAGGCGCATGTCCTCGGCCCAGACCTCCTCCGGCCACTGCTCCGGGTTGTAGTCACAGCCGTAGGCAGGCCCGCCGAGACGTCGACGCAGCGCGGTCAGATCCGTGCTCATTGCCTGAAGTGCTCCTGTCATCGCCGAGCGGTGTCGTCGAGGTGTCCCGGTCGCCCGACCGCGACGACGGTCGAACCGTCGTCGCGGCGGGCCGTCGTCGATCAGATCGGGAGCAGATCGCCGATCCGCACGAGTCCGCCGGTGCCGAAGGACTTCGTCGCCGCCAGACCGATCGCCAACGCCCGTGCCCCGGCGATGTGGTCCGCGCGCAACCCGAGCGGGTCGGCGGCGGGCGGGCCGAACAGCGCGTCGAGCATCAGGTCGTCGCCGCCGCCGTGACCGGGGCGCATCGGCTCGTCCAGCAGGACCTCGGCAGGCTGGAACAGCGGACGCAGCGTGATCGCCGTCCGCGTTGGCGCGACCTCCTCCACCGAACCGGGCGACACTCCCATCCGCGAGCCGTGCTCCAGCGGCGACCGGGCGTAGTCGTTCTCCAGGACGTCGAGCTCCAGCCTGCCCTTGGTGCCGTTGAACGACACGCGATATCCCTCGTAGGGCGCATAGGCGGTGAGCTGATAGGTCAGCGAGGCCCCGCCCCGGTACCGGGCCAGGACCGACATGTCGTCCTCGATGTCGATGTCACCGGCGAAGACGTTGCGGTCGCGCTGATAACCGTCCTCGTGCTCGGCGTCCAGGTACAGCTCGGTGAGTCGGGGGGACGCGGCCATGTCCAGGGCGAAGGGATCGGTCGCAGCGGCCTGCGAGCCCGCAGCCCGCAGGTAGTCCTTGGCGTAGCCGTTGCGCGCGCCGCCCTCGGCGCCGTAGAAGAAGAGGTTCCCGAGTCCGACCACCGAGTCGGGTGCGTCGTCGAGCCACCAGTTGACCAGGTCGAAGTGGTGGCTGGACTTGTGCACGAGCAGGCCGCCGGAGTTCTCCCGGTTGCGGTGCCAGCGCCGGAAGTAGTCCGCGCCGTGCTGCACGTCGAGCAGCCACTCGAAGTGCACGGAGCCGACGTCGCCGATCACCTGCTCGGCCAGCAGCTCACGAACCCGCTGGTGGACGGGGTTGTAGCGATAGTTGAAGGTGACCTCGATCCGGCCGCCGGTCCGCTGTTGCGCCGCCAGGATGCGGCGGGCCTTCTCGACGTCGGTGGTCATCGGCTTCTCGGTGACCGCCCGCAGTCCCGCCTCGACGGTGGCCACGAGATAGTCGTCGTGGGCGCTGTCGGTCGTGCAGACCATCACCGCGTCGACCCGCTCACGAGTGAGCATCTCGGTGAAGTCGGCAGGCGCATACGTCGGCAGGGCGGCCAGCCCGTGCTGCTCGCCGAGCCGACGATTGTGCACCCGCATCCGCGTCTCGTTGGTGTCACACAGGGCCACGAGCTGTGCGTTCGCGGGAAAGCGGGTAGCCAACGCGTCGACGTACATGTCCGCCCGCGATCCGGTTCCGACGACCGCATAGCGAACCGGCGTCACACCCTCGCTCACCTGCACCACTCCCCTGTTCACCTCGGCCGTGTCCCGGCTGCACGCCTGTCCTGACAGGCCCGGTCGACCCCGTCGGATTCAACCGGCCGACCTTCGGACCACGCAAGCGTGTGCCGGGTGCCGGGCGAGAAGCGACCCATTACGGCCGGCAGTACGGGTCTGTCCGCGTGCCCCGGCGGAGCCGAGGGCGCCCTCGCGTCACCGGCCGGCCGCACGACGCTCGCTGAGCGACCTCGCCAGCATCCTGGACACGGATTCCCGACGTCGGTCCGAGGTATCGACGACCCGGGTCGGGTCCACAGGCGGCCAGACGCGCAGGCGGGTCAGCAGGACTCCGGACCAGCGGGCAGCCGAGGCGAGACAGCGAAGTCCGTCGCCTCCCGTGGACCGGACGCTAGCCGGCGGGATCACCGAGTGAAACGATCGAAGTCGACTCCCCCGGGCAGCTCCGGACGCTCGCCCAGATCGGGGTACGACGATGAGACGACGCCCCAGCACTCGGCTCGCCGTCGCCGCGCTCGCCGTCGCCGCGCTAGTCCTCGCCGCCGCAGGCTGCGGCCGTCCCGAGCCGCCCGCAGGACCCCTGGTCACCACGCTGAGCCTGGCGGCCACCGAGGCGGCGCGCCGAGGCACGATCGAACTCTCGGCCACGGAGATCGAGTCGCTGCCCCGCAGCCAGGCGCGCGAGGACAGCCCGCCCGACGACGTGGTGGCGATGCCGTGGGAGCTGATCGCAGTCGACGCGGACGACCGCAGCGTCGTGATCCGCTACCTGCCCTCCGTCGTCTGTCATCGGGCGGCGGGCATCTGGGCGCGACCCGACGACGATGGCGTGCTGATCGCACCGCTCGCCCGCGCTCCGGGTTCGGCGACAGCCTGCTCCTTGGAGGCCCAGCCCGTCGTCACGACCGTCGTCGAACTCCCGATAAGCATCGGCGAGCGCGAACTTCGTGCACTGCTGGTCGACGACGAGCTGGCGCGAAGACTCGATGAGGAGCCTTTGTCTGCGCCCTCGTGACTGTTGTCGTGCGCGCTTCGCTGCTGCTCCCGTGCCGCGACGGGGCACCAACCACGACCGCCGACTACGTTCCGATGCGACGACGACGCAGCCCAGGACGAGATCACGCGCCGACCGGTCCACCGCCCCAGACCGGTGTCCTCTCAGGCGGCCCACTGCGGATCGCGCCCGCTGAGTCCGAGGACCCGGTCGAACGACGAGGCCGAGTCGTGCACGGCGATCTCCGGTCCGAAGGAGCCCGATGCCCGGCCCTGTTCGGCCAGCCTGCCCATCACCGCCAACGCGGCATCGGCCGTCGCGGAGCCGCAGTCGTACGGCAGTCCCGCGGCGCGGGCGAGGTCCCAGCCATGCAGGATCAGCTCCACGAAGGCCAGCTCGCCCGCGAAGGTTGCCGGGAACTCGGAGCCCCCCGCGATCACCGTCGTCCCCGTCCAGGCCGCAGGCTCGCTCCAGGCCTTCGCCGTCTCGGACAGCCCGTCGGAGAGCCGCGCCCGCCAGTCGCCCGTCATCTGGTCCTCAGACCAGTCGACGTCGGTGGGAAACGGTTCCTTCCGGCCCGCGAGGCTCAGGATTCGCGTGGCCCAGATGACGTGGTTGAGCAACGCCCGCACGTCGAACTCCGCACACGGCGTGGGCGACGCGAAGTCGGCAGGCTCGATCCGCTCGGCCACTCCACGAAGCTCGTCGGCGCCGGCCGCCAGCATGGGGTGCAGTTCCATGTCTCTCCTCATCGCTATCGCACGGGGGGTGCGCCTGCGACAGTAGGAGCCGGTGGGGTCGGGATTCTTGAACAAAGACGTCAGCCGCCGGGTCGGTGCCGCCGGACCGCTCCAGAGCCGGACCGGTGTCCGGACGCATCCCGCACCGCGGCGGCCCAGGGAAACCGTCCGACCGGGGACATAAGCTGCCGACATGACCATCACCGCAGGTCAGCGACACTCGAGCCAAGGGCGCCCCGGTCTGTCTCCCGCCGCGCCGGTCCGCAGTGCGGGCGTGCTGTACCGGGCCGTCGCCCACGAGAGCTTCCGACTCGGCAAGCACCTGCCCGCGCCCGAGATCGCCCCGTTCGTCGAGTACTACTGGACGATTCACTGGGACCTGCCCGACGGGCGGTCCCACCGGCAATGGGTGATCCCGCACCCCACCGTGCATCTCGTCTTCGATCCGGCGGGCTCGGCGTTGTACGGGGTGATGCGCGGCCGCTACTCCCGGCTGCTGTCCGGCACCGGCCACGTGCTGGGCGTGCGATTCCGCCCGGCGGGCGTCCGACCGTTCCTGACCGGCCCGGTCTCGGCGTTGACCGACCGGGTCCTGCCGGTGGCGGAGTCGTTCGGTCCTGTGGCTGACCAACAGGCACGGGCGGTGCTCGACGTCGCCGAGTCGAGTGCGCTGGTCGCGGCAGCGGACGAGTTCCTCCGCCCGCGACTGCCCGAGAAGGACCCGATGACTCCGGTTGTCGCCGAGATGGTGCGGTCGATCGTCGAGGATCCCGGCATGGTCCGCGTCGACGCGGTGGCGGAGCGATTCGACATCGGCGTGCGCACCCTGCAACGCCTGTTCGCCGAGTACGTGGGCGTCCCGCCGAAATGGGTGCTCCTGCGCTCCCGAGTGCACGAGGCCGTCGAGCGAGCAGGCGACGGTGACATCGTGAACTGGGCACGGCTCGCCTGCGATCTCGGCTACAGCGACCAGGCACACCTGACCCGGGACTTCACTCGCGCCGTCGGCCAGTCGCCTGCCCGCTATGCGCGGGACTGCCGTTCGGGAGAATGACTTCTCCCTTTGCTGCGCCATTCGAGTGAGTGGCGAATCACG
The Actinoalloteichus fjordicus DNA segment above includes these coding regions:
- a CDS encoding Gfo/Idh/MocA family protein produces the protein MSEGVTPVRYAVVGTGSRADMYVDALATRFPANAQLVALCDTNETRMRVHNRRLGEQHGLAALPTYAPADFTEMLTRERVDAVMVCTTDSAHDDYLVATVEAGLRAVTEKPMTTDVEKARRILAAQQRTGGRIEVTFNYRYNPVHQRVRELLAEQVIGDVGSVHFEWLLDVQHGADYFRRWHRNRENSGGLLVHKSSHHFDLVNWWLDDAPDSVVGLGNLFFYGAEGGARNGYAKDYLRAAGSQAAATDPFALDMAASPRLTELYLDAEHEDGYQRDRNVFAGDIDIEDDMSVLARYRGGASLTYQLTAYAPYEGYRVSFNGTKGRLELDVLENDYARSPLEHGSRMGVSPGSVEEVAPTRTAITLRPLFQPAEVLLDEPMRPGHGGGDDLMLDALFGPPAADPLGLRADHIAGARALAIGLAATKSFGTGGLVRIGDLLPI
- a CDS encoding TIGR03086 family metal-binding protein; translation: MELHPMLAAGADELRGVAERIEPADFASPTPCAEFDVRALLNHVIWATRILSLAGRKEPFPTDVDWSEDQMTGDWRARLSDGLSETAKAWSEPAAWTGTTVIAGGSEFPATFAGELAFVELILHGWDLARAAGLPYDCGSATADAALAVMGRLAEQGRASGSFGPEIAVHDSASSFDRVLGLSGRDPQWAA
- a CDS encoding helix-turn-helix domain-containing protein, which translates into the protein MTITAGQRHSSQGRPGLSPAAPVRSAGVLYRAVAHESFRLGKHLPAPEIAPFVEYYWTIHWDLPDGRSHRQWVIPHPTVHLVFDPAGSALYGVMRGRYSRLLSGTGHVLGVRFRPAGVRPFLTGPVSALTDRVLPVAESFGPVADQQARAVLDVAESSALVAAADEFLRPRLPEKDPMTPVVAEMVRSIVEDPGMVRVDAVAERFDIGVRTLQRLFAEYVGVPPKWVLLRSRVHEAVERAGDGDIVNWARLACDLGYSDQAHLTRDFTRAVGQSPARYARDCRSGE